A DNA window from Hordeum vulgare subsp. vulgare chromosome 1H, MorexV3_pseudomolecules_assembly, whole genome shotgun sequence contains the following coding sequences:
- the LOC123410190 gene encoding cytochrome P450 71A1-like: MAVSLAMALLLILTLVVSLIYLLSGKKPSSNGKRRLPPSPPGLPFLGHLHLLGSLPHRGLGFLAAKHGPVLLIRLGRVPTVLVSSAAAAEEVMKSRDLAFASRPRVVMAERLLYGRDVAFAPYGDYWRQTRRICAVHLLSPRRILSFRRVREEEGAALVERVRAGAHAGAVVDLSELLIAYANYVVSRAAFGDDSARGLYQGDDRGRELRKVFAEFDVLLGTTPLGELLPGMGWVDSLRGLEGKARRTFEALDRMVEKVIEDHRERRRQAGGRQMRDDVDGNDHRDFVDVLLDVNETDKDAGVRLGTVEIKAIILDMFAGGTSTTTTAMEWTMAELITHPRAMRKLQDEIRAAVGGADHVTEDHVDKAGYLKAVVKETLRLHPPVPLLVPREPPADAEILGHHVPAGTQVVINSWAIGRDPATWERPDEFWPERFLDSSVDFKGQNFELVPFGAGRRGCPGIGFAMSTLEMAIASLLHRFDWVPAGENVAGTLLDMSEVNGIAVRIKGGLPLVAKSWFP; the protein is encoded by the exons atggcggtgtcgCTTGCCATggccctcctcctcatcctcaccTTGGTCGTATCTCTTATATACCTCCTCTCTGGCAAGAAGCCCAGCAGCAATGGGAAGCGGAGGCTGCCACCGTCGCCGCCAGGCCTCCCGTTCCTCGGCCACCTCCACTTACTCGGCTCCTTGCCGCACCGGGGCCTCGGGTTCCTGGCTGCGAAGCACGGCCCGGTTCTGCTGATCCGGCTCGGCCGCGTGCCAACCGTGCTcgtctcctccgccgccgccgcggagGAGGTGATGAAATCCCGCGACCTCGCCTTCGCGAGCCGGCCCAGGGTTGTCATGGCCGAGCGGCTCCTCTACGGGCGCGACGTCGCGTTCGCGCCCTACGGTGACTACTGGCGGCAGACACGCCGCATCTGCGCGGTCCACCTGCTCAGCCCGCGCCGCATCCTGTCCTTTCGGCGGgtccgggaggaggagggcgccgcGCTGGTCGAGCGCGTCCGTGCCGGCGCCCACGCCGGCGCCGTCGTTGACCTGAGCGAGCTCCTCATCGCCTACGCCAACTACGTGGTCTCCCGTGCTGCGTTCGGCGACGATAGCGCGCGCGGGCTGTACCAAGGCGACGACAGAGGACGCGAGCTGAGGAAGGTGTTCGCGGAATTTGACGTGTTGCTCGGGACGACGCCATTGGGGGAGCTCCTGCCGGGGATGGGCTGGGTGGACTCTCTGCGTGGGTTGGAAGGGAAGGCGAGGCGGACGTTCGAGGCCCTCGACCGGATGGTCGAGAAGGTCATTGAGGACCACCGCGAACGTCGGCGTCAAGCAGGCGGGCGGCAGATGCGAGACGACGTCGACGGCAATGATCACCGTGACTTCGTGGACGTGCTGCTCGATGTAAACGAGACAGACAAGGACGCCGGCGTTCGGCTCGGAACTGTCGAAATCAAGGCCATTATCTTG GACATGTTCGCGGGAGGCACCTCCACCACGACCACGGCGATGGAATGGACCATGGCGGAGCTCATAACCCACCCGCGCGCGATGCGCAAGCTCCAGGACGAGATCCGAGCGGCCGTGGGCGGCGCCGACCACGTCACCGAGGACCACGTCGACAAGGCAGGCTACCTGAAGGCCGTGGTGAAGGAGACTCTCCGGCTGCACCCGCCGGTCCCTCTCCTCGTGCCCCGGGAGCCACCCGCGGACGCCGAGATACTCGGTCACCACGTCCCGGCGGGGACGCAGGTCGTGATCAACTCGTGGGCCATCGGCCGGGACCCGGCGACATGGGAGCGCCCCGATGAATTCTGGCCGGAGAGGTTCTTGGACAGCAGCGTGGACTTCAAGGGGCAGAACTTCGAGCTGGTGCCCTTCGGTGCCGGGAGGAGAGGGTGCCCCGGGATCGGGTTCGCCATGTCCACCCTAGAAATGGCGATCGCGAGCTTGCTGCATCGATTTGATTGGGTGCCGGCCGGCGAGAACGTGGCAGGGACGCTGCTGGACATGAGCGAGGTGAACGGCATCGCCGTGCGGATCAAGGGCGGCCTGCCGCTTGTTGCCAAATCGTGGTTTCCATAG